Proteins found in one Chlamydia sp. 04-14 genomic segment:
- the lon gene encoding endopeptidase La, with protein MDSTINNDSQILDPNPEEVEKLLDESEEVEEKSDDRSLPSELFILPLNKRPFFPGMAAPILIESGPYYEVLKLLAKSSQKYIGLVLTKKEDADILKVGFNQLYRVGVAARILRIMPIEGGSAQILLSIEERIRIVEPLKDKYLKARVSYHKDNKELTEELKAYSISIVSVIKDLLKLNPLFKEELQIFLGHSDFTEPGKLADFSVALTTATREELQEVLETTNMHDRIDKALILLKKELDLSRLQSSINQKIEATITKSQKEFFLKEQLKTIKKELGLEKEDRAIDLEKFMDRLKKRQVPDYAMEVIQDEMEKLQTLETSSAEYTVCRNYLDWLTIIPWGIQSKEYHDLKKAEVILNKDHYGLEDIKQRILELISVGKLSKGLKGSIICLVGPPGVGKTSIGRSIAKVLHRKFFRFSVGGMRDEAEIKGHRRTYIGAMPGKMVQALKQSQAMNPVIMIDEVDKIGASYHGDPASALLEVLDPEQNKDFLDHYLDVRVDLSNVLFILTANVLDTIPDPLLDRMEILRLSGYILEEKLQIATKYLVPRARKEMGLTAREIVFQPEALKHMINNYAREAGVRTLNGNIKKVLRKVALKIVKNQEKTHPKHTQYKINVSNLQDYLGKPIFSSDRFYDNTPIGVATGLAWTSLGGATLYIESVQVPSMKTDMHLTGQAGDVMKESSQIAWTYLHSALERYAPGYSFFSKSQVHIHIPEGATPKDGPSAGVTMVTSLLSLLLDTPILENLGMTGEITLTGRVLGVGGIREKLIAARRSRLNVLIFPEDNRRDYEELPAYLKKGLKIHFVAHYDDVFKVAFPGIN; from the coding sequence GTGGACTCTACAATAAATAACGACTCTCAGATCTTGGATCCCAATCCTGAAGAAGTAGAAAAACTTTTAGATGAATCTGAGGAAGTCGAAGAAAAATCAGATGATCGTTCCTTACCTTCCGAATTATTTATCCTCCCACTAAATAAACGTCCTTTTTTCCCGGGTATGGCGGCTCCAATTCTTATAGAATCAGGACCCTATTACGAGGTATTAAAGCTTCTAGCAAAGTCTTCGCAAAAATACATAGGTTTAGTTCTTACCAAAAAGGAAGATGCGGACATTTTAAAAGTTGGTTTCAACCAGCTTTATCGTGTAGGTGTGGCAGCGCGCATCTTGCGTATTATGCCTATAGAAGGAGGCAGCGCGCAAATATTACTTAGCATAGAAGAACGCATCCGCATTGTAGAGCCTCTCAAAGATAAATATCTTAAAGCACGCGTCTCCTATCATAAAGACAATAAAGAACTAACAGAAGAGCTAAAAGCATATTCTATTAGTATTGTTTCTGTAATTAAAGACCTCTTAAAACTTAATCCCCTATTTAAGGAAGAGCTCCAAATCTTTCTTGGACATTCAGATTTTACTGAACCGGGAAAGCTCGCTGATTTTTCTGTAGCGCTAACAACAGCTACTAGGGAAGAACTTCAAGAAGTGCTTGAAACAACAAATATGCACGATCGTATTGATAAAGCTTTGATCCTCCTTAAAAAAGAGCTGGATCTTAGCCGTCTACAAAGTAGTATCAATCAAAAGATCGAAGCAACGATCACCAAAAGTCAGAAAGAATTCTTCTTAAAAGAACAGCTGAAAACGATCAAAAAGGAGCTGGGGCTAGAAAAAGAAGATCGCGCTATTGATTTAGAAAAATTCATGGACCGGTTAAAAAAACGCCAGGTCCCTGATTATGCCATGGAAGTTATTCAAGATGAGATGGAAAAACTCCAAACCTTGGAAACATCCTCAGCAGAATATACCGTATGCCGTAACTACTTAGATTGGTTAACTATCATTCCTTGGGGAATTCAGAGCAAAGAATACCACGATCTCAAGAAAGCTGAAGTAATTCTTAATAAAGACCACTACGGCCTGGAAGACATCAAACAACGTATTCTAGAACTGATTAGTGTGGGAAAATTATCGAAGGGTCTTAAAGGAAGTATTATTTGTCTAGTAGGGCCTCCAGGAGTAGGTAAAACAAGTATCGGTCGTAGTATAGCCAAAGTTTTACACCGTAAATTTTTCCGTTTTTCAGTAGGCGGAATGCGTGATGAAGCTGAAATCAAGGGACACCGACGCACCTACATCGGTGCTATGCCTGGAAAAATGGTCCAAGCATTAAAACAAAGTCAAGCTATGAATCCCGTCATCATGATTGACGAGGTTGATAAAATCGGTGCGAGCTACCACGGCGATCCTGCATCGGCCTTATTAGAAGTTTTAGATCCGGAACAGAATAAAGACTTCCTAGATCATTACCTTGACGTACGAGTAGATCTATCTAACGTTCTATTTATTCTAACGGCAAACGTATTGGATACTATTCCTGATCCTCTTTTAGATCGTATGGAAATTCTCCGTCTTTCAGGTTATATTCTTGAAGAAAAGCTCCAGATCGCAACGAAATATCTTGTTCCTCGAGCACGAAAGGAAATGGGGCTAACAGCTCGTGAGATTGTATTCCAACCCGAAGCTTTAAAGCATATGATTAATAACTATGCTAGGGAAGCTGGTGTGCGTACATTAAATGGAAACATTAAAAAAGTCCTAAGAAAAGTCGCACTTAAAATAGTTAAAAATCAGGAAAAGACGCATCCAAAACATACACAATATAAAATTAATGTAAGTAACCTTCAGGATTATTTAGGCAAGCCTATCTTCTCCAGCGATCGTTTTTATGACAACACACCTATCGGTGTCGCTACCGGATTAGCTTGGACATCTTTAGGAGGAGCTACTTTATATATTGAAAGTGTTCAAGTTCCTTCAATGAAAACTGATATGCATCTTACAGGACAAGCTGGAGATGTTATGAAAGAATCCTCTCAGATTGCTTGGACATATCTGCATAGCGCATTGGAACGTTATGCTCCTGGTTATAGCTTTTTCTCTAAATCTCAGGTGCACATTCATATTCCTGAAGGGGCAACACCTAAAGATGGTCCTTCAGCAGGTGTAACGATGGTGACTTCCTTATTGTCTTTACTTTTGGACACACCTATTTTAGAGAACTTAGGTATGACGGGTGAAATCACACTAACAGGACGTGTATTAGGAGTGGGAGGAATTCGCGAGAAACTCATAGCTGCACGTCGATCACGATTAAACGTCTTAATCTTTCCAGAGGATAACCGTCGTGATTATGAAGAACTGCCCGCCTATCTAAAAAAAGGTCTGAAGATTCATTTTGTTGCACATTATGACGATGTTTTCAAAGTTGCGTTTCCAGGCATTAATTAA
- a CDS encoding tRNA threonylcarbamoyladenosine biosynthesis protein TsaB, giving the protein MHFHRYVIIDTSGYQPFLAYVDHQKVLKHWHLPVGPDQGLVLEFIFKNSSLCFQGIGVAAGPGNFSATRVGLSFAQGLALSRKVPMIGYSSLEGYLTPKDKGKALMLPLGKKGGVLTLSSDLSEDGFIYEKNGVGPGILLPYGEASEYCLANNCYHVISPNPQLFIDSFSNSIRIEEVAPSIDHIRRNVVSQLMLLECSQQLIPDYRSCSCFF; this is encoded by the coding sequence ATGCATTTTCATAGATATGTTATTATTGATACTTCTGGGTATCAACCATTTTTAGCCTACGTAGACCACCAGAAGGTATTGAAACACTGGCATCTACCCGTTGGTCCAGATCAAGGATTGGTCCTAGAATTTATTTTTAAAAATAGTTCTTTATGTTTCCAGGGGATTGGAGTTGCGGCTGGTCCAGGGAATTTTTCTGCAACGCGTGTTGGGTTGTCTTTTGCCCAGGGGTTGGCCTTATCTCGAAAGGTGCCTATGATAGGTTATAGTTCCTTGGAGGGATATTTGACTCCGAAGGACAAGGGAAAGGCTTTGATGCTTCCCTTAGGAAAGAAGGGCGGAGTATTAACTCTTAGCTCAGATCTCTCGGAAGATGGGTTTATCTATGAAAAGAACGGGGTTGGTCCCGGAATTTTATTACCCTATGGAGAAGCTTCCGAGTATTGTTTAGCAAATAATTGCTACCACGTCATCTCTCCCAATCCACAACTTTTCATTGATAGTTTTTCAAATAGCATTCGTATAGAAGAAGTAGCACCTTCAATTGACCATATCAGGAGAAATGTAGTTTCTCAACTTATGCTTTTGGAGTGTAGTCAGCAACTGATCCCAGACTACCGCAGTTGTTCTTGTTTTTTTTAA
- the rpsU gene encoding 30S ribosomal protein S21, protein MPSVKVRVGEPVDRALRILKKKVDKEGILKAAKAHRFYDKPSVKKRAKSKAAAKYRSR, encoded by the coding sequence ATGCCCAGTGTTAAAGTTAGAGTTGGTGAGCCTGTAGATCGAGCTCTGAGAATTTTGAAAAAGAAAGTTGATAAAGAAGGGATCTTAAAGGCTGCTAAAGCACACAGGTTTTATGATAAACCTTCAGTAAAGAAGCGAGCTAAATCTAAAGCCGCAGCTAAATACCGCAGTCGTTAG
- the dnaJ gene encoding molecular chaperone DnaJ, with protein sequence MDYYDVLGVSKTASPEEIKKSYRKLAVKYHPDKNPGDAEAEKRFKEVSEAYEVLSDPQKRESYDRYGKDGPFAGAGGFGGAGGMGNMEDALRTFMGAFGGEFGGGGSFFEGLFGGLGEAFGMRGDPAGARQGASKKVHITLTFEEAARGVEKELLVSGYKTCETCSGSGAASEQGIKCCDRCKGSGQIVQSRGFFSMASTCPECGGEGRVITDPCSNCRGQGRIKDKRNVHVQIPAGVDSGMRLKMEGYGDAGQNGAPAGDLYVFIDVETHPVFERRGDDLILELPIGFVDAALGMKKEIPTLLKEGTCRLTVPEGIQSGTILKIKNQGFPNVHGRGRGDLLVRVSVETPQNLSEEQKELLRKFATTEKAENFPKKRSFLDKIKGFFSDFAV encoded by the coding sequence ATGGATTACTATGATGTTTTAGGTGTTTCTAAAACTGCCTCGCCCGAGGAAATAAAAAAATCTTACCGTAAGTTAGCCGTTAAGTATCACCCTGACAAAAATCCAGGAGATGCTGAGGCTGAAAAACGTTTCAAGGAAGTCTCCGAAGCTTATGAAGTTTTGAGTGATCCTCAAAAGCGAGAATCTTACGATCGCTATGGTAAGGACGGACCTTTTGCCGGAGCCGGTGGTTTCGGTGGTGCGGGCGGCATGGGCAACATGGAAGATGCTCTGCGCACCTTTATGGGAGCTTTCGGCGGAGAGTTTGGTGGCGGCGGAAGCTTTTTTGAAGGTCTATTTGGTGGTCTTGGAGAAGCTTTTGGCATGCGTGGCGATCCTGCGGGAGCCCGTCAGGGAGCTAGTAAGAAAGTTCATATCACCCTAACATTTGAAGAAGCTGCTCGTGGCGTAGAGAAAGAGCTCCTCGTCTCTGGATATAAAACTTGTGAAACTTGTTCTGGTAGTGGTGCTGCTAGTGAGCAAGGAATTAAATGCTGCGATCGATGCAAAGGTTCTGGACAGATCGTTCAGAGTCGTGGATTTTTTTCTATGGCATCAACATGTCCTGAGTGCGGTGGAGAGGGGCGTGTGATCACGGATCCTTGTTCCAATTGTCGAGGACAAGGAAGAATTAAAGATAAACGCAATGTTCATGTACAAATTCCTGCCGGAGTTGATTCTGGAATGCGTTTAAAGATGGAAGGTTATGGAGATGCCGGGCAAAACGGAGCTCCTGCTGGAGATCTCTACGTTTTTATTGATGTAGAAACGCACCCTGTTTTTGAGAGACGCGGGGATGATCTGATTTTGGAATTGCCTATTGGTTTTGTCGACGCAGCTTTAGGAATGAAGAAAGAAATCCCCACCCTCTTGAAGGAAGGCACGTGCCGCCTTACGGTTCCTGAAGGAATCCAAAGTGGAACAATTCTTAAGATTAAGAATCAGGGATTCCCGAATGTTCATGGTAGAGGACGCGGAGATTTACTTGTTCGAGTTTCTGTAGAGACCCCACAAAATCTATCAGAAGAACAAAAGGAGTTACTCCGCAAGTTCGCAACTACGGAAAAGGCAGAGAATTTCCCTAAGAAACGTAGTTTCTTGGATAAAATAAAGGGTTTTTTTTCCGACTTCGCCGTATAG
- a CDS encoding alpha-ketoacid dehydrogenase subunit alpha/beta codes for MVAIQHELGSSIKEVLKLVWSLRFAENKMLLLSRQSDSGGTFQLSCAGHELAGVVAGKSLIPGKDWSFPYYRDQGFPIGLGCDFSEIFASFLARLAPNHSSGRMMPYHYSHKKLRICCQSSVVGTQFLQAAGRAWAAKHTKSKEVVYVSGGDGATSQGEFHEMLNYVALHKLPLVTVVQNNAWAISVPFKDQCSTDLARLGESYQGLSVYEVDGGDYFGLVDVFSKAVDQARHDSIPALILIKVMRLEPHSNSDNHEKYRSREDLDHCISNDPLIRLERQMIEECGISSAEILEIKAEAEAEIARACELAEALPFPSKGSTSHDVFSPHTISLIDYEDSLEAQRLRDTQPKVMRDAITEALIEEMNRDSGVVVFGEDVAGDKGGVFGVTRNLTDKFGIERCFNTPLAEATIIGTAIGMAMDGIHKPVAEIQFADYIWPGINQLFSEASSIYYRSAGEWEIPLVIRAPCGGYIQGGPYHSQSIEAFLAHCPGIKVAYPSNAADAKALLKAAIRDPNPVVFLEHKALYQRRIFSACPVFSSDYVLPFGKAAITHPGSDLTIVSWGMSLVMSMEVARELEALDISVEVIDLRTIVPCDFATVLESVKKTGKLLIAHEASEFCGFGSELAATVAEQAYSYLDAPIRRVAGLHAPVPYSKILENEVLPQKEKILQAAKSLAEF; via the coding sequence ATGGTAGCAATACAGCATGAACTAGGATCTTCTATTAAGGAAGTTCTGAAATTAGTCTGGAGTTTAAGATTTGCTGAGAACAAAATGCTCCTTCTTTCTCGACAAAGCGACTCTGGAGGAACTTTCCAGTTATCTTGTGCTGGTCATGAACTTGCAGGAGTTGTCGCAGGAAAGAGTCTCATCCCAGGTAAAGATTGGTCTTTCCCTTATTATAGAGATCAAGGATTTCCTATAGGGTTAGGATGTGATTTTTCCGAGATCTTTGCTTCTTTTCTTGCAAGATTAGCTCCCAATCATTCTTCTGGTAGAATGATGCCCTACCATTATTCCCACAAAAAATTGCGTATTTGTTGTCAGTCTAGTGTTGTCGGTACACAATTTCTTCAGGCTGCAGGACGGGCTTGGGCTGCGAAACATACAAAATCTAAAGAAGTCGTCTATGTCTCTGGAGGAGACGGAGCTACATCTCAAGGAGAGTTCCATGAGATGTTAAATTACGTTGCCCTACATAAGCTACCCTTAGTTACAGTAGTCCAGAATAATGCCTGGGCAATTTCTGTTCCTTTTAAAGATCAATGCTCTACAGACTTAGCTCGTTTAGGAGAAAGTTATCAGGGTCTTTCAGTATATGAAGTAGACGGTGGCGATTATTTCGGTCTGGTAGATGTATTTTCTAAAGCTGTGGATCAAGCTAGACATGATTCTATTCCTGCTTTAATTCTTATCAAAGTTATGCGTTTAGAGCCGCATAGCAACTCTGATAACCATGAGAAATATCGTAGTCGTGAAGACTTAGATCATTGCATAAGTAATGATCCTCTAATTCGTTTAGAACGACAAATGATAGAGGAATGCGGTATTTCATCTGCTGAGATTTTAGAAATAAAAGCTGAAGCAGAAGCTGAGATTGCTCGTGCTTGCGAACTTGCTGAAGCGCTCCCTTTCCCTAGCAAAGGTTCTACAAGTCATGACGTATTTTCTCCACATACGATTTCTCTAATTGATTATGAAGATTCTTTAGAAGCTCAGCGTTTACGCGATACACAACCGAAAGTAATGCGCGACGCAATTACGGAAGCTCTGATTGAAGAAATGAACAGAGATTCTGGAGTAGTTGTTTTCGGTGAAGATGTTGCTGGAGATAAAGGTGGAGTTTTTGGTGTTACAAGAAATCTTACTGATAAATTTGGTATAGAACGTTGTTTTAACACGCCGTTAGCAGAAGCTACAATTATAGGAACTGCTATCGGTATGGCTATGGATGGTATTCATAAGCCTGTTGCTGAAATTCAGTTTGCTGATTATATCTGGCCAGGAATTAATCAGTTATTTTCCGAAGCTTCTAGTATTTACTACCGTTCTGCAGGAGAGTGGGAAATCCCTTTAGTTATTAGAGCTCCTTGTGGAGGGTATATACAAGGTGGTCCTTACCATTCTCAAAGTATAGAAGCATTTTTAGCACATTGTCCGGGAATTAAAGTTGCGTATCCGTCTAACGCTGCGGATGCAAAGGCTTTATTAAAAGCTGCAATTCGTGATCCCAATCCAGTAGTTTTTTTAGAGCATAAGGCGTTATATCAACGACGTATTTTTAGCGCTTGCCCAGTATTTTCTTCGGATTATGTTTTGCCTTTCGGTAAAGCAGCGATTACTCATCCAGGTTCGGATCTAACAATTGTTTCTTGGGGAATGTCCTTGGTTATGAGTATGGAAGTTGCTAGGGAATTAGAAGCTTTAGATATTTCTGTTGAGGTTATCGACTTACGAACCATAGTTCCTTGTGATTTCGCTACCGTTTTAGAATCTGTGAAGAAAACAGGGAAACTTCTTATTGCTCACGAGGCTTCAGAGTTTTGTGGATTCGGTAGTGAGCTTGCTGCTACTGTAGCCGAACAGGCATATTCGTATCTTGATGCACCTATCCGTCGTGTTGCTGGATTACATGCTCCTGTTCCCTACTCAAAGATACTCGAAAATGAAGTTCTTCCACAGAAAGAGAAAATTCTTCAAGCAGCAAAAAGCTTAGCAGAATTTTAA